The Aphis gossypii isolate Hap1 chromosome 3, ASM2018417v2, whole genome shotgun sequence genome includes a region encoding these proteins:
- the LOC114121401 gene encoding UDP-N-acetylglucosamine--peptide N-acetylglucosaminyltransferase 110 kDa subunit-like isoform X2 translates to MNTLPSHMFCSKHSDCEAPISVITEILSENDPIKFENISNEFKALGFTKVKDLAQTTFGKASSIKLSGDSLRLLYKALEIYDEHLDDLQKSAKLEMENGNFTRTQQICEKLLQQKPNDLNVIILMAESFFKCGNYDKSLSFLKMANNLNPNSFQMLINIAFNYWKLSNYDLARHYFLEAIKKSPSYNDCWIYYAESLIKTNDLKNAEYIYIQILKIYPDSYIIRNKYAKFLLSQNRFKKAEEQLKIALKSAPECEVTLSNLGNLYYSANQYDKAILNFHKALNINPNLKITLFYLGTSYLKLTDYPKAVQAFEKTIYLDPENASALHYLAVAYCYQNNMVMSAETYKKCLKLLPDDLEINLELAMIYFNILLDYQEAEIYLKKCIELQPQREDIYKYLYAVYQELDKYKNASDVCIALGNLYLDKSDLENARNAFTTALFSTPDNADGHWKLGLTMHKLGHYDMALVRYRKAIELKPNFAHPYCDSAVIYEKQDLYEKALEYYKMTLQLQPDHLNALINMSLLQQKIGQFDDIVDIFNRILQIDESDAFDVHMNLANILHKEIGNLNDALFHYEKALTYDNTSVDIYVRMGNICIELNMSKKALSYFHMAIQLDSQCLEAFINVGSIQKDSDNFIDAIHAYKTILKLKPDFPEAFFNLVKCLQKVCDWSDYDSHMMKLKEILSKQLDGGQVLSLLPHDTSLLPLPFEVQKVVAEKYAQHCIEKLKKSIEEPQQFVYPTSLASSNENLRIGFVLTNISEHPKTAILESLSSLKDYQIDVICYSLTRLNLFSDFKQYKDLSHLKVIDAAKLINNDGIHILVDMCGYTKDSQTELFALRPAPIQVSWLGYRNTSGAPFMDYLITDKVCSPPEFKNLYTEKLAFMNQTVFVGDHKQKFPNLHQLSAVDNTNNISYQSLNGNNSNEIKSAETIYIDEEPVLSYSRSQYNLPENAVVFCNFSKLYNIDRFTFNLWLTILIKVPNSVLWLLHLNDDAENNLKKYADNFNNGCFNSSRIIFADFIPKCEHLKRIQLADIYLDTCLYNGHTASLDALWAEVPVVTLPGETYASRITASQLTTSGVTDTIAKNDVQYIDIAIKLYSDRKFLEHVKKCILKLKTNSDLFDINSYAIKMISILKSMWNSYPSIHELDM, encoded by the exons ATGAATACATTACCATCT caCATGTTTTGTTCAAAACATTCAGACTGTGAAGCACCAATATCTGTTATTACAGAAATCTTGTCAGAAAATGATcctataaa atttgagAATATCTCCAACGAATTTAAAGCATTAGGATTTACAAAAGTAAAAGATTTGGCACAAACAACCTTTGGAAAAGCTAGCTCAATAAAATTGAGTGGTGATTCTTTAAGACTGCTTTATAAAGCTTTAGAG atatatgaTGAACACCTTG atgatCTTCAAAAATCTGCAAAATTAGAAATggaaaatggaaattttaCCAGAACTCAACAAATATGTGAAAAATTATTGCAGCAAAAAccaaatgatttaaatgttataattctaATGGctgaatcattttttaagtgtGGCAACTATGATAAATCGcttagttttttgaaaatggcaaacaatttgaatccaaattcTTTCCAAATGTTGATTAACATTGCATTTAATTATTGGAAACTATCTAATTATGATTTAGCTAGACATTATTTCCTAGAAGCTATTAAGAAGTCACCATCTTATAATGATTGTTGGATTTATTACGCGGAAtcgttaattaaaacaaatgatttaaaaaatgctgaatacatatacattcaaattttgaaaatttatccaGATTCGTATATAATCAGAAATAAATATGCTAAATTTCTATTGTcacaaaatagatttaaaaaagctGAAGAACAACTTAAAATTGCTCTAAAAAGTGCTCCAGAGTGTGAAGTCACTCTGAGTAACCTGGGAAATCTATACTATTCGGCTAATCAATATGACAAAGCAAtacttaattttcataaagctttaaatataaatcctaatctaaaaattactttgttttatttggggacatcatatttaaaattaactgattACCCTAAAGCAGTTCAAGCATTTGAAAAAACCATTTACTTAGATCCAGAAAATGCATCTGCCCTTCATTATTTAGCGGTTGCatattgttatcaaaataatatggtaatgtCAGCAGAAACATAtaagaaatgtttaaaattactgCCTGATGATTTAGAAATTAATCTGGAATTGGCGatgatttatttcaatatcctGTTAGACTATCAAGAagcagaaatatatttaaaaaaatgcattgaaTTACAACCTCAACGAGAGGATATATACAAGTATCTGTATGCAGTATATCAAGAGTtagacaaatataaaaatgcatcaGACGTTTGTATAGCGTtgggtaatttatatttggatAAATCTGATCTAGAAAATGCTCGAAATGCGTTTACAACTGCCTTATTTTCAACTCCTGACAATGCTGATGGCCATTGGAAACTTGGACTTACAATGCACAAACTGGGTCATTATGATATGGCTTTagttag gtatagaaaAGCTATTGAATTGAAACCAAACTTTGCCCATCCTTACTGTGATTCTGcagtaatttatgaaaaacagGATCTGTATGAAAAGgctttagaatattataaaatgacccTTCAGCTACAACCGGACCATTTAAATGCTTTGATTAATATGTCACTACTTCAACAAAAAATAGGTCAATTTGATGATATTGTTGATATCTTTAACAGGATTCTTCAAATTGATGAATCAGATGCTTTTGATGTACATATGAATTTAGCAAATATTTTGCACAAAGAAATTGGAAATCTAAATGATGCTCTTTTTCATTATGAAAAAGCCTTGACATATGACAATACATCGGTTGACATTTATGTACGTATGGGAAATATATGTATCGAATTAAACATGAGTAAAAAAGCATTAAGTTACTTTCATATGGCAATTCAGCTTGATTCACAGTGTTTAGAAGCCTTCATTAATGTAGGTTCTATACAAAAAGATAGTGATAATTTCATTGATGCTATTCAtgcttataaaactatattaaaactaaaaccaGATTTTCCAGaagcattttttaatttagtaaaatgtttacaaaaagtTTGTGATTGGTCAGATTATGATTCTCACATGatgaaattaaaagaaatacttAGTAAACAATTGGATGGTGGTCAAGTCTTGTCCTTATTACCTCATGATACATCATTGTTACCTTTACCATTTGAAGTACAAAAAGTAGTTGCTGAGAAGTATGCACAGCATTGTattgagaaattaaaaaaatcaattgaagAACCTCAACAGTTTGTTTATCCTACATCTTTAGCATCTTCCAATGAAAATCTAAGGATTGGTTTTGTATTGACCAACATTAGCGAACACCCAAAAACAGCGATTTTGGAATCCTTATCCAGTTTAAAAGACTACCAAATAGATGTCATTTGTTATTCTCTAACCag gtTGAATCTCTTCAGTGACTTTAAGCAATATAAAGATTTGTCACACCTTAAAGTAATTGATGCtgctaaactaataaataatgatggaATCCATATATTGGTTGACATGTGTGGTTATACAAAAGATTCTCAAACTGAACTATTTGCTCTAAGACCGGCTCCAATTCAAGTTTCATGGCTTGGTTACCGTAATACTAGTGGTGCACCATTTATGGATTACTTAATTACAGATAAAGTATGTTCTCCtcctgaatttaaaaatttatatactgaAAAATTGGCTTTTATGAATCAAACTGTTTTTGTTGGTGATCATAAACAGAAGTTTCCTAATTTACATCAACTCAGTGCTGtagataatacaaataatatttcatatcaaAGCCTAAATGGAAATAAttctaatgaaataaaatcagCTGAAACTATTTACATTGATGAAGAACCTGTCTTATCTTACTCTAGATCACAGTATAACTTACCAGAAAATGctgttgtattttgtaatttcagTAAGCTGTATAACATAGACCGATTTACTTTCAATTTAtggttaactattttaattaaagttcCTAACTCTGTACTATggcttttacatttaaatgatGATGCtgaaaataacttgaaaaaatatgctgataattttaataatggatGTTTTAATTCATCACGTATCATTTTTGCTGACTTCATTCCTAAATGTGAACATTTGAAAAGAATCCAGTTGGCCGATATTTATTTGGatacatgtttatataatgGACACACGGCTTCCCTGGATGCATTATGGGCAGAAGTTCCAGTAGTAACATTACCTGGAGAAACATATGCATCTCGTATAACAGCTTCACAATTGACTACTTCAGGGGTTACGGATAC
- the LOC114121401 gene encoding UDP-N-acetylglucosamine--peptide N-acetylglucosaminyltransferase 110 kDa subunit-like isoform X4 — protein MFCSAHSDCETPISVITEILSENDPIKFENISNEFKALGFTKVKDLAQTTFGKASSIKLSGDSLRLLYKALEIYDEHLDDLQKSAKLEMENGNFTRTQQICEKLLQQKPNDLNVIILMAESFFKCGNYDKSLSFLKMANNLNPNSFQMLINIAFNYWKLSNYDLARHYFLEAIKKSPSYNDCWIYYAESLIKTNDLKNAEYIYIQILKIYPDSYIIRNKYAKFLLSQNRFKKAEEQLKIALKSAPECEVTLSNLGNLYYSANQYDKAILNFHKALNINPNLKITLFYLGTSYLKLTDYPKAVQAFEKTIYLDPENASALHYLAVAYCYQNNMVMSAETYKKCLKLLPDDLEINLELAMIYFNILLDYQEAEIYLKKCIELQPQREDIYKYLYAVYQELDKYKNASDVCIALGNLYLDKSDLENARNAFTTALFSTPDNADGHWKLGLTMHKLGHYDMALVRYRKAIELKPNFAHPYCDSAVIYEKQDLYEKALEYYKMTLQLQPDHLNALINMSLLQQKIGQFDDIVDIFNRILQIDESDAFDVHMNLANILHKEIGNLNDALFHYEKALTYDNTSVDIYVRMGNICIELNMSKKALSYFHMAIQLDSQCLEAFINVGSIQKDSDNFIDAIHAYKTILKLKPDFPEAFFNLVKCLQKVCDWSDYDSHMMKLKEILSKQLDGGQVLSLLPHDTSLLPLPFEVQKVVAEKYAQHCIEKLKKSIEEPQQFVYPTSLASSNENLRIGFVLTNISEHPKTAILESLSSLKDYQIDVICYSLTRLNLFSDFKQYKDLSHLKVIDAAKLINNDGIHILVDMCGYTKDSQTELFALRPAPIQVSWLGYRNTSGAPFMDYLITDKVCSPPEFKNLYTEKLAFMNQTVFVGDHKQKFPNLHQLSAVDNTNNISYQSLNGNNSNEIKSAETIYIDEEPVLSYSRSQYNLPENAVVFCNFSKLYNIDRFTFNLWLTILIKVPNSVLWLLHLNDDAENNLKKYADNFNNGCFNSSRIIFADFIPKCEHLKRIQLADIYLDTCLYNGHTASLDALWAEVPVVTLPGETYASRITASQLTTSGVTDTIAKNDVQYIDIAIKLYSDRKFLEHVKKCILKLKTNSDLFDINSYAIKMISILKSMWNSYPSIHELDM, from the exons ATGTTTTGTTCAGCACATTCAGACTGTGAAACTCCAATATCTGTTATTACAGAAATCTTGTCAGAAAATGATcctataaa atttgagAATATCTCCAACGAATTTAAAGCATTAGGATTTACAAAAGTAAAAGATTTGGCACAAACAACCTTTGGAAAAGCTAGCTCAATAAAATTGAGTGGTGATTCTTTAAGACTGCTTTATAAAGCTTTAGAG atatatgaTGAACACCTTG atgatCTTCAAAAATCTGCAAAATTAGAAATggaaaatggaaattttaCCAGAACTCAACAAATATGTGAAAAATTATTGCAGCAAAAAccaaatgatttaaatgttataattctaATGGctgaatcattttttaagtgtGGCAACTATGATAAATCGcttagttttttgaaaatggcaaacaatttgaatccaaattcTTTCCAAATGTTGATTAACATTGCATTTAATTATTGGAAACTATCTAATTATGATTTAGCTAGACATTATTTCCTAGAAGCTATTAAGAAGTCACCATCTTATAATGATTGTTGGATTTATTACGCGGAAtcgttaattaaaacaaatgatttaaaaaatgctgaatacatatacattcaaattttgaaaatttatccaGATTCGTATATAATCAGAAATAAATATGCTAAATTTCTATTGTcacaaaatagatttaaaaaagctGAAGAACAACTTAAAATTGCTCTAAAAAGTGCTCCAGAGTGTGAAGTCACTCTGAGTAACCTGGGAAATCTATACTATTCGGCTAATCAATATGACAAAGCAAtacttaattttcataaagctttaaatataaatcctaatctaaaaattactttgttttatttggggacatcatatttaaaattaactgattACCCTAAAGCAGTTCAAGCATTTGAAAAAACCATTTACTTAGATCCAGAAAATGCATCTGCCCTTCATTATTTAGCGGTTGCatattgttatcaaaataatatggtaatgtCAGCAGAAACATAtaagaaatgtttaaaattactgCCTGATGATTTAGAAATTAATCTGGAATTGGCGatgatttatttcaatatcctGTTAGACTATCAAGAagcagaaatatatttaaaaaaatgcattgaaTTACAACCTCAACGAGAGGATATATACAAGTATCTGTATGCAGTATATCAAGAGTtagacaaatataaaaatgcatcaGACGTTTGTATAGCGTtgggtaatttatatttggatAAATCTGATCTAGAAAATGCTCGAAATGCGTTTACAACTGCCTTATTTTCAACTCCTGACAATGCTGATGGCCATTGGAAACTTGGACTTACAATGCACAAACTGGGTCATTATGATATGGCTTTagttag gtatagaaaAGCTATTGAATTGAAACCAAACTTTGCCCATCCTTACTGTGATTCTGcagtaatttatgaaaaacagGATCTGTATGAAAAGgctttagaatattataaaatgacccTTCAGCTACAACCGGACCATTTAAATGCTTTGATTAATATGTCACTACTTCAACAAAAAATAGGTCAATTTGATGATATTGTTGATATCTTTAACAGGATTCTTCAAATTGATGAATCAGATGCTTTTGATGTACATATGAATTTAGCAAATATTTTGCACAAAGAAATTGGAAATCTAAATGATGCTCTTTTTCATTATGAAAAAGCCTTGACATATGACAATACATCGGTTGACATTTATGTACGTATGGGAAATATATGTATCGAATTAAACATGAGTAAAAAAGCATTAAGTTACTTTCATATGGCAATTCAGCTTGATTCACAGTGTTTAGAAGCCTTCATTAATGTAGGTTCTATACAAAAAGATAGTGATAATTTCATTGATGCTATTCAtgcttataaaactatattaaaactaaaaccaGATTTTCCAGaagcattttttaatttagtaaaatgtttacaaaaagtTTGTGATTGGTCAGATTATGATTCTCACATGatgaaattaaaagaaatacttAGTAAACAATTGGATGGTGGTCAAGTCTTGTCCTTATTACCTCATGATACATCATTGTTACCTTTACCATTTGAAGTACAAAAAGTAGTTGCTGAGAAGTATGCACAGCATTGTattgagaaattaaaaaaatcaattgaagAACCTCAACAGTTTGTTTATCCTACATCTTTAGCATCTTCCAATGAAAATCTAAGGATTGGTTTTGTATTGACCAACATTAGCGAACACCCAAAAACAGCGATTTTGGAATCCTTATCCAGTTTAAAAGACTACCAAATAGATGTCATTTGTTATTCTCTAACCag gtTGAATCTCTTCAGTGACTTTAAGCAATATAAAGATTTGTCACACCTTAAAGTAATTGATGCtgctaaactaataaataatgatggaATCCATATATTGGTTGACATGTGTGGTTATACAAAAGATTCTCAAACTGAACTATTTGCTCTAAGACCGGCTCCAATTCAAGTTTCATGGCTTGGTTACCGTAATACTAGTGGTGCACCATTTATGGATTACTTAATTACAGATAAAGTATGTTCTCCtcctgaatttaaaaatttatatactgaAAAATTGGCTTTTATGAATCAAACTGTTTTTGTTGGTGATCATAAACAGAAGTTTCCTAATTTACATCAACTCAGTGCTGtagataatacaaataatatttcatatcaaAGCCTAAATGGAAATAAttctaatgaaataaaatcagCTGAAACTATTTACATTGATGAAGAACCTGTCTTATCTTACTCTAGATCACAGTATAACTTACCAGAAAATGctgttgtattttgtaatttcagTAAGCTGTATAACATAGACCGATTTACTTTCAATTTAtggttaactattttaattaaagttcCTAACTCTGTACTATggcttttacatttaaatgatGATGCtgaaaataacttgaaaaaatatgctgataattttaataatggatGTTTTAATTCATCACGTATCATTTTTGCTGACTTCATTCCTAAATGTGAACATTTGAAAAGAATCCAGTTGGCCGATATTTATTTGGatacatgtttatataatgGACACACGGCTTCCCTGGATGCATTATGGGCAGAAGTTCCAGTAGTAACATTACCTGGAGAAACATATGCATCTCGTATAACAGCTTCACAATTGACTACTTCAGGGGTTACGGATAC